The Vigna unguiculata cultivar IT97K-499-35 chromosome 11, ASM411807v1, whole genome shotgun sequence genomic sequence TTTGAACTATTCGTAGAATTTATGACAGTTGACAAATTTTTATTCACTCAGTTTCCAAAAAGCACACCAGCAGCCACCCTTACGGGTTTATCCACCACGCTATGTATGCGTGTGAAATAATCGTTAAATTGCATACTTATCATAtacattctttttttaattcctAAAATTACCTTTCTAATGCACATTTTGTTCAAACATTCCACCTATTTCTCCCGATCTACCTCCTCTAACCTACaaatattttcctttaaaataaCCTCAACGCATATAAGGAAGAAAGTTTAGGATATCTTTTCAAGCCATTTCTTTAATCTACACAATTCAATCCAAATCGCATTTTGCAACCAAAGGACAATTCAAAATTGTCAAAGAGTGATCATTCCTGTATTTtacattcaaaataaaacagttaaaagaaaataaattccataacttaaaactaaataatttctataaaaaaaagggaaagaaattAACTTACTTAAATGCTTCTTGAAGATAATACAAATGACAATCAATTCTATAAATATCCAAGAGAGATTCTTCAAGTGAGAAATGGATCATCATAATCATTTATAcctatatataacaaaattagtaagaaaaatgtaaactgcttgttttttttgttcaaagaCAAATAAAATCCCATACTAACATTTAGTTTTTTGTCACTATCTCTTCGTTTTAGTAGACTAATTGAACGCAACTTTGTggttattgtttttatgttctACGTTGTTCTCGGTacaaatatgttttagtttttgGCGTATTGTAAGATGATGAAACCTTTTAATTGTTAGCATATAAGAAATtgcataataaaatttatgtggTGTATTTTCAAGCATGTTAAGAAATAATTGTAATGGTATTGAGAGAGTCCTGGATTTGGGTTAGAATTTAATATATAGAAAGAGTTGTATAAAACAAGttaattttcttgtaaatttaatattttacagtTGAAAGATAATAATAGTGGTATGATTATAGTGATTGAATGTTGCTAAGTTTAATGAATAATGTTACTAGTAAAGTTAAGAAATTTAAGAGGAAGAAAACTTGGTATATACAATGAAATTATCGAGTGTAAGAGAAATTGTTGGATTGGATCGGTGGAATATTGTGGTTGATAATGGTAcgtaatattataaaattgatataaaagtgATGATTGAAGAGTTGGCTTAGTAGAAACTGTGTGATTTATGTGATTGTATGACTAAGTGATGTCTTTGGGTTATGTTTgatagtgtatttttttttatcggcaaATGTTTGATAGTGTATGATGGTTGAGGAAAATTTAGTGTCCTATAGTCGTCAAGTTAGTTATTTTCAAGGAGAAATGTTAATCTAGGGTCAATCCAAGTGTATTGGAAAAAATTTGTTAGGTGAAACTATACTGACTCAACTAGTATTTCACTCATGTAGAGGTAGATATATATAGGTGGTGTTATTCGTAGGAGACCCTACATGGTGGACAGTATGACATGGAAGATAATCATGTGTGATTAATTCTATCATGGCTTAGTTAGGAACATTGGTCCTGAGAGTTGGAACATCAATGAAGAATTTGGAAACAAGCATGACAGGTGCAGAGTTTCATGAGTCAATTCAATACACTAGTCTTCCAGAAGAGCAATGTCTAGATGTATTCCTTTGTTTGAACCATGTTACAGAAAtgtgttttgagtttttgggaATAGAGTCATGTGGGCTAACTTTAGatagttatttttaatgaatatgaACCATTTGAATTTTTGGctagattttataaaaagtattcAATGACTGAGTGATTCAACAATATGTTgataaggaaaagaaagaagactATGTGAGTATctaacaaatattaattttgtacaaattttaaattatttctcagATCTATTTTCTAATATGATTTATTTCTTTCCCAGTCttatattaaattcattaaCTTATAGGCTTGTGTTCTTTCCTTTTATTGCTTGTTGTGTTTTCCTTTATGGGATGATCGTATAATTTAGAAgattaagtattaattttctttGTGTAAACTCTCCATCAAACATATTTCTCATACATTTTGATatgttttaagaaatattattttaaaatacaatattaaagaATTGTTATAGTCTTAAACTTAGAagtaataatgttattaaataatgacttaaaattttatagttaagaatgttatatatatatatatatatatatatatatatatatatatatatatatatatatatatatatatatatatatatatatatatatatatgtgtgtgtgtgtgtagaaTTACGGTAAagttttttgtttcaatttaattaggattaaatatttgaattaaactCAAAACCGTTGTGAGATTAAATTATACCAAATTGGCTAAATATAGTATTATCTTCTAAGAACTTCGTGGTCAACAAATTCGTCTCAGTAAAACTTTCCTTGTTTGCAGTAACCCTGCTATTTATTGCAACCGCTTAGATGCTCATTCCTCGCCCTCTAAGCTAGACTTCTATCATTAGTAAGTTTTCCTTCACAAACTATTAAACTATAGTAATATCCAATTCAATATTTGTAAGGTGCATTTATATGCCACACGTATCTCactaattttctaaataaataataattttgttactaATAAtggaatttattttgttaacataACATGTGTTATGTTTTTAGCCTCTAAACCTTgatcaaaaattgaaatttgtccttatctaaaactttgataaagttaattttcaaaattttgatatattttggtctctaaactttagaaatgaattaatataatcattttaatctaattacgtcaatatttttaaaaatgtaacaaacggtataaacaatcTTAATACTATCAAcgacatgtaaaaaaaattaacataattgaatttaaaaaactatattcattaatttttaaaatttaggaaccaaaatatatcaaaatttaaaaaaaaatttaattttaaattgtaatttagggacttaaaaacatacttaacttATAACATTtcttaaatatgatttaaactTGTTATTTCTGATAATAATTTTTGAacttgataattttattttattacaccAACCAGTTGGAGATAAAACAACACGGGAAAAGATGCATAACACTTCAATTTCTACTGTTTTCTCTCATCAATTAGAAACACTGTAACTTAGTGGCAAAGTGATCACAACTAATCAGAAAAACCTCTCATGGGATTCCATCTATTGTGGGTAATATCCTTCCTTTAGAGATGTACAAcgtagagaaaataaaacaaaaaatactttgTTAGTGTTTAACCTGTATCTCAGAGtttgcatattaaaaaaaatgacatcgaatatatagaaatatttaatccatataaaaataaaaaacaaaaataacatatttcagaAGATATTAACCAGAAGACTTaatgaatcaaaataaaaatttgatcattcataataaaatttgacaattaatttttcatttttgttttatataaaaaattataaccgAATAATTctctgaatatatatatatatatatatatatatagagagagagagagagagagagagagagagaaagagaaaataaaagaaaattaatttagcCATCTAAGGGAGGAAAACAAGCAGAAAATAGTTttggttaattaattaaatcctTAATAGACCTGTATGAATAGTTTATGGATAAATACTGGTTGAGTATTTATTGTTTTGATCTGGAATTTGGTCGTACCTTTATCCATTTTCGTGTCTGTTTCTTCAACCTTTATCCGTTGGATATGTTTGTTTAATAATGTGGTCCTACATTCACTTTTTCTGGATTTCATGAGACTCGTCgacagaagaaaagaaaattgctGCTTTAGGGAACATGAATCCTCAgataaaactaaatcaatttttaagtgaaatttatttctaatataattaaataaataaatttatattaatcaaAAAGTATGGCTtggcttttaaaaaaattattattggaGAAAATTAAGTGTATATGCTTAAAAAACGATGcaatatattgatgaaaaaagaaccataaatacaaagaaaaaatagtttaaagaattcataaaaagaaaaatcgtGATGACTGAATCTTGCTTTGAAAAGGTGTCAATGGACGGTGTGGTTATTGAACAAGTAATACGTTATCGGTTAGAACAGTTGGGAAAAAGTTTTGTTTTTGGCGACGGTTTCTTAGCGGTTTTGGGTTCGGAAAAACTGAGGAACGAAGACTTGACCTGAATTATACGACCAACTTCTTCACAAATTTGCATTCACTCACAGCCACCTTGTACTTGGTTATTCCACCCACGCTATATATATACGTGTGAATAATATCTCAAATTGCATACTTATCGTATATATTCCTTTTTAAATtcgttaaattatttattaattttggatttatttctcaattttattttatttttagttttggatAGAAATGATAGTTCCACAGGTATTATTGTAACCCGATCCTAATCTACAACAATTACTATATTGATCGAGAATGGGTACAAGGATAAAgaatgatttatatatatatatatatatatatatatatatatatatatataatgtttatgtCGAGtattaattgtaatatttgtttttatttaaattattaaaatattcataatttattaaataatttggatatatatattaaaacttatttttaatctattacatcaGTTAAATCATTTAAAGACTTTATATTCAAATTCACTAACATTTATCTTCAAAATCCTTAAAAAAAGATACAACTTCATCTTCCAAATATATCCAAATTCGTTCATGTACTCTTCTCAAATTCATCATCTCAAAATAGCACACCCAAGTAGCAGAATAACTTACCCCACCCAATATGATATCAAATTATCATATCtagaatagtttttttttttttttttgacactCAACAAACCaccacaaaaatatttataactttatcttttaattccaactttaaaatagtattacacttttttgttgttgttaataTAGTAAACAACAACACCCACAATTAACAGTAAACACGAGACAATGTCTTaccattatatttatttctcgAAATAAACCACTgtaattacaaaagaaaagtcCATActcaaacaattttataaagtgGAGCAAGATTCATAATCTTATTGTACCACTTTAAGTGCTATTATCTTTGTAACACATCATACAAGCATTAATTTATTGCCGTTTATTGCATTCGACAATACATTTATAAGAAATACATTTTCATAAGAAACTACCAAAGAATAAAAACAACCCCACCAATTGTGTATTTACAatgtgaaataattttttatattaattgaattaCATGGAATCATGAAGCTTGGTTTCTTTGTTGAGAAAATCTTTGAACCACAAGGCAGAAAGCTTTGAGTATCTTTTCAGACCATTCTTGTAATCAACAAAGTTCAATCCAAATCGCATGATGTAGCCTGAATCCCATTCAAAATTATCCAAAAGAGACCACGCGAAATATCCTTTTACATTTACACCTTTTCtgtaatatagaaaaaaaaattatcagaaaAACTGAAATTACATGCAGGCAAACgaaataatctttttaaatacattaaaaatattacttactTAATTGCATCAAGAAGATAATAGAAATGACGGTAATAGTAGTCAATTCTATAAGTATCCAAGAGAGATTCTTCAAGTGATAATGAATGATCATCATATTCACTTACAcctacataaaaatataaaccatGTATAGAAAATATGAGAATTCAAATGGACAAGTGGATActaaattttttacaacattcaaatggaagaataaaagttatttacCATTTTcagtaatataaattaaaggATTGTTGTATTTCTCTTTAATGTATAGCAAAACCTCACGAAATCCTTTTGGATAAACGTACAACCAATCCGAACCAATCTGTATAATTACGAAACATAAATATCTtcgttatattaaaaaaaaataaaaaacattctaAATTGTAAAGCATTTATAATTTGGTCACAAGAAGATTACATCTTCACCAATGAGTCTTCCGTCACGCTCAACTgcaataacaaaaacaaaaaaaacatgtaattaaatataaaaatgagattcagcatatatatacataatagaTATAAGTTATTAAACAATTCTTTCTTACATGAATAATTTACGAGTGCATCTGTCATATAACTGCCTCTGGCATTTCTTAATTCTGGTGCATCGGAGACAAAATTGGCAGTGTAGTAGTTTATGCCAAGAAAATCAAATGAATTAATAAGCAATTTGGATTGCTCTTTGGTAAACTTTGGTAATCGAGATTTCACCAAGGAACGCATGCTTTCTGGATAATCTCCTCTTGTCAGTGGATCCACAAACCTGCAgcgaaataaataaatgaaataaataaaacattacgATGAATTCAGATCTCATTTATGTTGTATCTTTTCGGTGAAATCTTTTTCCGTAAATCCTAACCCTTACCATCCAAAAATAAAGTCCATAGCTCGTTCAGCAGCCTTTCGATCTAGTTTGGTATCTGAGAGTGGCTCGTACCAAATAGAATACAGTGTTATGCCTATTACACCATTCTGAAATCTCTGCATCCATAAAACATGTTCAAAAACATGTTCCACTGTAACAAACATAACAAGTACGAGGTTGCCGTTAAATAATAACAGACCTGATACTTAGTCTTGTAAACATTAACAGCAGCAGCATGAGCAAGAAGTTGGTGGTGTGTAGCCAAATAGGGTTCTGTCCCAGAATCACCACCACTGCAATGAGCATTCAACCAAGATGAACATCGACCAGGAGCCTTTGTCCCTAAAGCATAACCCTTGTGGCTGTAACTATATGGCTCATTCAAAGTTATCCACTTTTTTACTCTATCTCCGAACTCTCTGAAGCAAAGCTCTGCATAGTCCTGGAAATCTTTCCTGTAATAAAAAACGTGTGTGTTTTAGAAACGTTCCTTAAACATCTCAgcaaaacattatttaaattgCAGAACTTACACACTGCGAGGACTTAAGAAGCCACCATATTCATCTTCTAAGGATTGAGGAAAATCCCAATGAAAAAGAGTCACAAATGGTTCCAAAcctgaaattattttaatatacataatgATTATTAATGATGTCTTATCATCATCAATATGAGGCGAAACTGAAATTGCTAAATGATAAAGCTTTTATTCTGACCATTCGCCAGTAGTTCATTGATAAGGTTGTTGTAATAGTCAATTCCTTCTCGGTTTATACCTCCACTTAGCTTTCCTTCTGTTGATATGCAGTTTatggaaataaataaatgattaaaatgaaAGATCTAAACAGGTAAAGTTCAGTCCAAAATAATCATTGATCTTTGTTTGACTTACTCGGAAGAATTCTTGACCAAGATATAGAAAATCTATAAGCATCCAAATTCATATCCTTCATAATCTCAACATCTTCCTGCAATATAATATGCAACAAGACACGTGTTTACTTGAAAACGATTGAAAACAAAGGATAACAACAATTATTCTATAACCAAGTTCCAAGTTCTAACCAATtccttaattaataaataatcaattaagttTGATAAACAAGTTACTAGTGGTAATCATCAATAGTATACTAATGATCGTCATTAGAAAAGCAACTTTACTTTGTTTCATATTTAGTTGGTGATGGATCCTGACGTAGGaatcaaaataatacattcattATTAATACAATAAACATGAGTATAATTATagctataaaatatataagtctataaataattgtttttagttcTTTAAGATCATTCACCAATAATTAAGTTCCATAAGAtcttttatcaataattaaaacaaaactaaaagtaattgaatcaaagttaaaattgtctacaagaaattcatctttcattttattttgcaatatatatatatatatatatatatatatatatatatatatatatatatatatataaatttaagagtgaaaaatattttatcataatataataaaaaattgaaagacataattactagaaacaaaatatatgataatcaaatcacaattaaaaatcggttatgaaaaataatacattacttttttcttctatattatgAACAATGAATACCAAaggtttatatttctttaagtGAAACAAGATACTTACCTTTTTTATtcgagaatggaagagaacaaagaaaagatatgagagaaaaaataataagtttgtgtctaatttcattcttttttcataaacaaaagaaagaaacacgAGTAAGGAAAgagatgaaagcaaaaataataagtttgtgtttaattttattttttattttttgataaaaaaaatgaaaaaaaaacacacaagtGAGTATGAGAAATCACTacaatatataagaaattaaaaaataattggacaaaaaataaaaaatatcttaattttttaatttttattatatttaattta encodes the following:
- the LOC114170742 gene encoding cyanogenic beta-glucosidase-like, whose protein sequence is MAYKEYVVLSLIALLSSLITVTESVALTPHIDLLNRNSFPTGFIFGTASASYQYEGAANEGGREPSIWDTFTHKYPEKIEDRSNGDVAVDSYHRYKEDVEIMKDMNLDAYRFSISWSRILPKGKLSGGINREGIDYYNNLINELLANGLEPFVTLFHWDFPQSLEDEYGGFLSPRSVKDFQDYAELCFREFGDRVKKWITLNEPYSYSHKGYALGTKAPGRCSSWLNAHCSGGDSGTEPYLATHHQLLAHAAAVNVYKTKYQRFQNGVIGITLYSIWYEPLSDTKLDRKAAERAMDFIFGWFVDPLTRGDYPESMRSLVKSRLPKFTKEQSKLLINSFDFLGINYYTANFVSDAPELRNARGSYMTDALVNYSFERDGRLIGEDIGSDWLYVYPKGFREVLLYIKEKYNNPLIYITENGVSEYDDHSLSLEESLLDTYRIDYYYRHFYYLLDAIKKGVNVKGYFAWSLLDNFEWDSGYIMRFGLNFVDYKNGLKRYSKLSALWFKDFLNKETKLHDSM